In Jejubacter calystegiae, the following are encoded in one genomic region:
- a CDS encoding DUF4310 family protein — protein MEQNKGFWYADWSFPIFVGLLSSGVFAGTHMYYLHGIGAFNEVAFVAMLKAGMDTGVYGAVAAFGASFLFARIIEGSLVGILDIGGAIQTGIGLGVPALLLGSGFIFPVANFAASLATGLVLGLAVGYVIILARKFTVNQGNTTYGADVMMGAGNASGRFLGPLIILSAMGASIPIGVGSLLGALGFYIWQKPITGGAILGAMLFGYFFPVAI, from the coding sequence ATGGAACAGAATAAAGGTTTCTGGTATGCCGACTGGTCGTTCCCGATCTTCGTTGGCCTGCTGTCCTCCGGCGTCTTCGCCGGGACCCATATGTACTACCTGCACGGCATTGGCGCCTTTAACGAAGTGGCCTTCGTGGCCATGCTGAAGGCAGGTATGGATACCGGCGTCTACGGCGCGGTAGCGGCCTTTGGCGCCAGCTTCCTGTTCGCCCGTATTATCGAAGGCTCTCTGGTTGGGATTCTGGATATCGGCGGAGCGATTCAGACCGGCATTGGGCTGGGCGTTCCGGCACTGCTGCTGGGTTCAGGTTTCATCTTTCCGGTAGCGAACTTCGCCGCCTCGCTGGCGACTGGCCTGGTGCTTGGTCTGGCGGTGGGTTATGTGATTATCCTGGCGCGTAAGTTTACCGTGAATCAGGGCAACACCACCTACGGTGCCGACGTTATGATGGGCGCGGGTAACGCCTCCGGCCGCTTCCTGGGACCCCTGATTATCCTGAGCGCAATGGGCGCTTCCATTCCGATTGGCGTGGGTTCGCTGCTCGGCGCGCTGGGATTCTATATCTGGCAGAAGCCGATCACCGGCGGTGCCATCCTGGGCGCCATGCTGTTCGGCTACTTCTTCCCGGTCGCCATCTAA
- a CDS encoding amidohydrolase/deacetylase family metallohydrolase — protein sequence MFDLILRQARLADERIVDIAIQDGKIAALGDVSGPAREEFNLDGKGYVSAGWIDSHVHCYPKSPIYHDEPDSVGIATGVTTVVDAGSTGADDVDDFYQLTRAATTEVYALLNISRVGLIAQNELARMENIDADVAGAAIRRHPDFIVGIKARMSSSVVGENGIKPLVRAKEIQKANGGLPLMVHVGNNPPDLDEIAELLGSGDIITHCYNGKPNRILTPEGELRAAVSRAIDRGVRMDVGHGTASFSFAVAQQAISLGILPHTISSDIYCKNRISGPVHSLASVMSKFLAIGMTLPEVIDCVTVKAAEGLRLSRKGRLTPGADADLTLFALRRQSTLFVDAENDSLQAEQQIVPLAALRAGQWFTTEQGKAEHVFDL from the coding sequence ATGTTTGATTTGATCCTGCGTCAGGCTCGTCTGGCGGATGAGCGTATCGTCGATATCGCCATCCAGGACGGGAAGATCGCCGCTCTGGGGGACGTATCCGGCCCGGCGCGTGAAGAGTTCAACCTGGACGGCAAGGGCTACGTCAGCGCGGGCTGGATTGACTCCCACGTTCACTGCTACCCCAAATCCCCGATTTATCACGACGAGCCGGACAGCGTCGGGATCGCCACCGGTGTCACCACGGTGGTGGATGCCGGTAGCACCGGGGCCGACGACGTGGATGATTTCTACCAACTCACCCGGGCGGCTACCACGGAAGTGTATGCGCTGCTGAATATCTCCCGGGTTGGGCTTATCGCTCAGAACGAACTGGCGCGCATGGAGAACATCGACGCCGATGTGGCAGGTGCAGCGATTCGCCGCCACCCCGACTTTATTGTCGGCATTAAAGCGCGCATGAGCAGCAGCGTCGTGGGCGAAAACGGCATTAAGCCGCTGGTGCGCGCTAAAGAGATTCAGAAGGCCAACGGCGGTCTGCCGCTGATGGTCCACGTCGGCAACAATCCGCCGGACCTGGATGAAATTGCCGAACTGCTGGGCAGCGGCGATATCATCACCCACTGCTATAACGGCAAACCGAACCGCATCCTGACGCCGGAAGGCGAGTTACGCGCCGCCGTGAGCCGCGCCATTGATCGCGGCGTGCGGATGGATGTGGGCCACGGTACCGCAAGCTTCAGCTTCGCGGTGGCCCAGCAGGCGATCTCGCTGGGGATCCTGCCGCACACTATCAGTTCCGATATCTACTGTAAAAACCGCATCAGCGGCCCGGTACACAGCCTGGCGTCGGTGATGTCGAAATTCCTCGCCATTGGCATGACGCTTCCCGAAGTGATCGACTGCGTCACCGTGAAGGCCGCCGAAGGGCTGCGCCTGAGCCGGAAAGGGCGACTGACGCCGGGTGCCGACGCTGACCTGACCCTCTTCGCGCTGCGCCGTCAGTCGACGCTGTTTGTCGATGCCGAAAACGACAGCCTGCAGGCGGAACAGCAGATTGTCCCGCTGGCCGCCCTGCGCGCCGGTCAGTGGTTCACCACCGAACAAGGAAAAGCAGAACATGTCTTCGATTTATGA
- a CDS encoding DgaE family pyridoxal phosphate-dependent ammonia lyase, which translates to MSSIYEKYHLKQVINASGRMTILGVSTPRPEVVEAVNTGMNHYFEMKDLVNKTGEYIARLLDVEAATVVSCASAGIAQSVAAVLVKDSDWLLENLHVTPVENNEIVLPKGHNVNFGAPVGTMVALGGGRMVEAGYANECSAAQLAAAITPRTAAILYIKSHHCVQKSMLNVAQAAEVARAHNLPLIVDAAAEEDLQRYYQAGADLVIYSGAKAIEGPTSGLVIGRHKYVEWVKRQAGGIGRAMKVGKEGILGLTCAIEHYLTAAKESGAEMVAKMTPFIDALNTLNGVSARVVWDAAGRDIARAEIKFDEATTGIATGDLVQALKQGEYAIYFRGYKANEGIIEADVRSVTAQQLDIIYRRISELLKEKQA; encoded by the coding sequence ATGTCTTCGATTTATGAGAAGTACCACCTGAAGCAGGTGATTAACGCCTCCGGGCGGATGACCATCCTTGGCGTTTCCACGCCGCGTCCGGAAGTGGTCGAGGCGGTGAATACCGGCATGAACCACTACTTCGAAATGAAGGATCTGGTGAATAAAACCGGCGAGTACATCGCCCGGCTGCTGGATGTGGAAGCGGCGACCGTGGTCTCCTGCGCTTCGGCGGGGATCGCCCAGTCGGTGGCGGCGGTGCTGGTGAAAGACAGCGACTGGCTGCTGGAAAATCTGCACGTCACGCCGGTGGAAAATAACGAAATCGTTCTACCGAAAGGCCACAACGTAAACTTCGGCGCGCCGGTAGGCACCATGGTGGCGCTGGGCGGCGGCAGGATGGTGGAAGCAGGCTACGCCAACGAATGCTCCGCGGCGCAACTGGCGGCGGCGATCACGCCGCGTACCGCCGCGATCCTCTACATTAAGTCTCACCACTGCGTACAGAAGAGTATGCTGAACGTGGCTCAGGCCGCGGAAGTCGCGCGCGCGCATAACCTGCCGCTGATTGTCGATGCCGCAGCGGAAGAGGATCTGCAGCGTTACTATCAGGCTGGGGCCGATCTGGTGATCTACAGCGGCGCCAAAGCTATCGAAGGGCCGACCAGCGGGCTGGTTATTGGTCGTCACAAGTACGTGGAGTGGGTGAAGCGCCAGGCGGGCGGTATTGGTCGCGCCATGAAGGTAGGCAAAGAGGGGATCCTCGGCCTGACCTGCGCCATTGAACACTACCTGACAGCCGCCAAAGAGAGCGGGGCCGAAATGGTCGCGAAGATGACTCCCTTTATCGATGCCCTGAACACCCTGAATGGCGTGAGCGCAAGGGTGGTCTGGGATGCTGCGGGGCGCGATATCGCCCGTGCCGAAATTAAGTTTGATGAAGCGACCACCGGTATCGCCACCGGCGACCTGGTGCAGGCGCTGAAGCAGGGCGAATACGCCATTTATTTCCGCGGCTACAAGGCCAATGAAGGCATTATCGAAGCCGACGTGCGCAGCGTGACCGCACAGCAACTGGATATTATTTATCGCCGCATCAGCGAGCTACTGAAGGAGAAACAGGCATGA
- the dagF gene encoding 2-dehydro-3-deoxy-phosphogluconate aldolase, with product MKLTPNFYRDRVCLNVLAGSKANAQAIYEAAEGHVLVGVLSKNYPDVASAVADMREYAKLIDNALSVGLGAGDPNQSAMVSAISREVQPQHVNQVFTGVGPSRALLGQNDTVVNGLVSPTGTVGMVKISTGPLSAGAPDGIVPVETAIALLKDMGGSSIKYFPMGGLKCRDEFTAVAKACAQHDFWLEPTGGIDLENFEEILQIALDAGVSKIIPHVYSSIIDKASGDTRPEDVRQLLAMTKKLVG from the coding sequence ATGAAACTGACCCCCAACTTTTACCGCGACCGCGTCTGTCTGAACGTTCTGGCGGGATCCAAAGCCAATGCTCAGGCGATCTACGAAGCGGCGGAAGGCCATGTGCTGGTGGGCGTGCTGTCCAAAAACTATCCGGACGTGGCGAGCGCGGTGGCGGATATGCGTGAGTATGCGAAACTGATTGATAATGCGCTGTCCGTCGGTCTGGGTGCGGGCGATCCGAATCAGTCGGCGATGGTGAGCGCTATCTCGCGTGAAGTGCAGCCGCAGCACGTGAACCAGGTCTTTACCGGCGTGGGTCCGAGTCGGGCGCTGCTGGGGCAGAACGACACTGTGGTCAACGGCCTGGTGTCGCCCACCGGAACTGTGGGCATGGTGAAGATCTCCACCGGGCCGCTGAGCGCCGGGGCGCCGGACGGCATTGTGCCGGTCGAAACGGCGATTGCGCTGCTTAAGGATATGGGCGGCAGCTCCATTAAGTACTTCCCGATGGGCGGGCTGAAGTGCCGCGATGAGTTCACGGCGGTGGCCAAAGCCTGCGCGCAGCACGACTTCTGGCTGGAGCCGACCGGCGGTATCGATCTGGAAAACTTTGAAGAGATCCTGCAGATCGCGCTGGATGCCGGGGTGAGTAAGATTATCCCCCACGTTTACAGCTCGATTATCGATAAGGCGAGCGGCGACACCCGTCCGGAAGACGTGCGTCAACTGCTGGCGATGACGAAAAAACTGGTTGGTTAA